One stretch of Pigmentiphaga aceris DNA includes these proteins:
- a CDS encoding CmpA/NrtA family ABC transporter substrate-binding protein: MDTAAFASTGGFLTGTDRPEKEVVRVGFIPLLDCAIVAMAHELGFDRKYGIRIEPQKQASWAMVRDGLASGSLDASHALYSMVYGTHLGIGGEATPTSILMGLNHNGQGITLARSLSERGVRDGWGLARAVRGGESLTLAHTFATGTHAMWLAYWLAAHGIDPTRDVDRVVVPPPRTVGALQDGLVHGFCVGEPWQSLAIEAGVGFSATTTQSMWPDHPEKVLACSADWANRYPNTARALIAALIDTARYLDEAGQQAAVARRLAQPDIIGQPAGVLEATLLGRGQDGLGHTWQETHPLRFFNEGRVTYPYESDGMWFLTQFTRWGLLRRPLAYRDVVREVHRTDLYLQAAAMAGACVPDSPDRAANLFDGGRWDARNAEQYATSFDIGVKVVSPDTVDSPTMP; the protein is encoded by the coding sequence ATGGACACAGCGGCATTCGCATCTACCGGCGGTTTCCTGACCGGCACCGATCGCCCCGAAAAAGAAGTCGTCCGCGTAGGCTTTATCCCTTTGCTCGACTGCGCCATCGTAGCCATGGCACACGAACTGGGCTTCGACCGCAAATACGGCATCCGCATCGAGCCGCAGAAGCAGGCCTCGTGGGCCATGGTGCGCGATGGCCTGGCAAGCGGTTCGCTCGACGCGTCCCACGCCTTGTATTCCATGGTTTACGGCACGCACCTGGGCATTGGCGGCGAAGCCACGCCCACCTCGATCCTGATGGGCTTGAATCACAACGGCCAGGGCATCACACTGGCTCGCAGCTTGTCAGAACGTGGCGTGCGTGACGGCTGGGGCCTGGCGCGTGCGGTACGTGGGGGCGAAAGCCTGACGCTTGCGCACACCTTCGCCACCGGCACCCATGCCATGTGGCTGGCGTATTGGCTGGCCGCCCACGGTATCGACCCCACGCGCGATGTGGATCGTGTGGTGGTGCCGCCGCCGCGCACGGTCGGTGCCTTGCAAGACGGTCTGGTGCACGGATTCTGCGTGGGTGAACCATGGCAATCGCTGGCTATCGAGGCGGGTGTGGGGTTCAGTGCTACCACCACGCAATCCATGTGGCCGGATCACCCCGAGAAAGTGCTGGCCTGCTCGGCAGATTGGGCCAACCGTTACCCGAACACCGCCCGCGCACTGATCGCGGCCTTGATCGACACTGCGCGTTATCTGGACGAAGCTGGCCAGCAAGCCGCAGTGGCTCGCCGACTGGCGCAACCTGACATCATCGGTCAGCCGGCCGGCGTGCTCGAAGCCACCTTGCTGGGGCGCGGTCAGGACGGCCTGGGTCACACCTGGCAGGAAACCCACCCGTTGCGCTTCTTCAACGAAGGGCGGGTGACCTATCCCTACGAATCCGATGGCATGTGGTTCCTGACGCAGTTCACGCGCTGGGGTTTGCTGCGCCGGCCGCTGGCATATCGCGACGTGGTGCGCGAGGTGCACCGTACCGATCTGTACCTGCAAGCCGCTGCCATGGCCGGTGCCTGCGTGCCGGACTCACCGGACCGTGCCGCCAACCTGTTCGATGGCGGCCGTTGGGATGCGCGCAACGCCGAGCAATACGCCACCAGTTTCGACATTGGC